TAGGGTTCGCTACCGCCAGTACACTCTTACCTGATGGGGTCTGCTGTACGATAGAGACCTTTTTCTCTTTATCAAGTACCAGCCTTGCGACAGAAGGACTGAAAATCCCTTTCTCTTCAAATTCCAGTAGGTTCTTACCGACAAGCTCTTCCAGGTTGTCCACCCCCCAGAAATCAGGGATGAAATTCTCACTGTGACGCAGGAGCTCCCCATTTTTATTGACGACAAGAATTTCATCATACATGGTTGCCAGGATGGCATTCAGATCTGTGTTCAAGTCTTTAACATATTCGATCTCCATCGCCATTTCTTCTACCATCGGCAAGTCCTGGACAATGATGATCATACCGTCTACTTGTTTTTTTTCATTCAGTATAGGGCTGTAATCCACCAAAACGCCCATTTCATCGGTGATATGGATCTGGTTGAGCAATGTTTCTCCTGTAGAAAAAGCTTTATCGATATGCTTCTGGTTGAACGTCTCACCCGCTGGAAGGTTGATAATTTGCTGGTAGGTTGACTTGATCATTTTCAACCCAGATTCGTTACAATTGACAATCTTTTTATCGCTATCGATGACGAAGACGCCCATCGGTATAGATGAAAGCATGACTTTCAGTAGATTGATATTTTGATTATCCTGACGGAATAGTTCTACAAGGGCATCCTCTCTCCGGATGTAACCAATTAATTCATCTTCTTCGTCCTTAATCAGAGTGATATGCTCACCGAGAACCTGGAAAATGAATGGCAGGGAAATCGGCTTCCCTTGCTTCCATTCTCCTACATTCGTAATCGGGATGGCATGAACTTTGAGAATCTCTATTGACAGCTCAACATCTTTTCCTTCAGCACTGTATAGATCATCCATATAAACATAGGCATATAACTCGTCATCCTTTGAAAGGAACACAAAGGGCTGGTTTATATTCTTTAAAGACTTTTTGATTTCGTTTTCTGTGGACTTGATCGATAAGCATGTAATAGGGCTCAGTTTATTTGTGATTGTATGATTCATTCGGCTGACTCCTTCCCAAGATGACTGCATCTAAGGATACATTATATCAAATATAATCATTTTTCGGAAAATTAGGTTTTCTCCTTGTTCAACTGGCCCTTTAGGAATCAATCACTTCCACCCACAACCAGATCCTCTGCTATATAAGCCATTACCATCCCCGAGACGACTTCTTCGCCTTCGCTCACTTCCAACGATTTGACGGAACCGCTAAGACCAACTGAAATGGTTTCACGAATTCCTTCAACAGTACGGATTTTAAAAAGTGAATCCCATTCATAAATCCTTCCGTTTTCTTTTATATGAACTTCTTCAATCACCCCATTATAAGGACTTGTGATCATCTCAACATAGTTCAATTTTATCTCTCCCTTCCCTATATGAAGTAATCGTAACAATTCTTTTTAAGCTTCCGCACGCTTCTTCTCCGAAAATTCCAGATTCATTTTTGTCGATTCGGATTTTTCAGGCAAGTACTCGATCTTGAAATTGAGATATCCGTAAATGACCGCGATGATTGGGCTTAGGATACATAAAAATGCAAATGGTGCATAACTAAGGGCCGATACACCAAGTGTTGCGAACATGAAGGCCCCGCATGTATTCCAAGGTACAAGCGGTGATGTCATCGTGCCAGCATCTTCAAGCGTTCTGGATAAATTTTTCGGATGCAGGTTCCGGTCCTCGTAAGCCTTCGAATACATCCTCCCCGGCAAGATGATGGATAAATATTGATCACATGCGATGATGTTAGCAGCGATACAGGTGGCAACAGTCGTTGCAATTAAGCTTCCCGTCTTTCTTGCAAAGGACAGCAACGCTACTACAATAGCTTCCAAAATACCTGCTTTTTCTAATATTCCTCCGAAAGACATGGCAATCAGGATTAAAGCTACAGTGTACATCATACTTTCCATCCCGCCATTGTTTAGCAGGTTGTCCACTACTTCAATACCAACATCTTTCGAGAATCCATAATACATGACGTTGAGTGCATCTCCTATAGCCATGCCTTGGAATCCGATTGCAAATAAAACTCCGATGACGGCTCCAATCGTAAGACCCGGGATGGCAGGCATTTTGAAAACCATCATCACAATGACTGCTGCCGGTGCCAGCAATAACCATGGAGAAATATTAAAAATATTACCCAGTTGGTTTTGAAGAGCTTGTACTTCTGAAATACTGGATCCACTTTCAGTGAAACGCAAACCGATGAAAGTGTAAATGATCAACGAGATGAGCAGTGCAGGTATAGTCGTATACATCATATGCTTGATATGTTCAAAAAGATCGGCACCTGTGATTCCAGGGGCCATGTTTGTCGTTTCAGATAACGGGGAAACCTTATCACCAAAATAAACTCCTGAGATGACTGCACCGGCGACCATTGCCAAGTCTACTCCCAGCCCCTGGCCAATTCCCATGATGGCAATTCCAATCGTACCTGCTGCAGTCCAGGCATTCCCCGATGCCAAAGCTACAACACATGAAATGGCACAGGCAGACACAAGAAAATATTGTGGTGACAATAGATCCAATCCATAATAAATCATCGTTGGAACAATTCCGGCTGCAATCCAGGATCCAATGATCGCCCCGATAATGAGCAAAATCATGACTGCCTGTAAAGACAAACGGATCGTATTTAGGAAAGACGTTTCAATATCATTCCAGGAATGGCCCAGCCATAAAGCAACGATAGTAGCGACGACCCCGCTCAGTAACAACGGAATGTGCGGATCGAGTTCGAACCTGGAAATCCCGAAATATAAGGACACAATCATGAAAACGATCGGGATCATGGCTACTTTTAATGACGGTCTTTTAACTACCTTCTTGTTTTCGTTCAAAATAATCCCCTCTCTATATAACGTATTTTAGCCGATTTGCATATCCAGCCGGCTACACTTTAAATATGCAAGTTTCATGCCAACGCATTATTTTTTGATTTATTCGGACAATTCAGATTTCAGATAGAGGTGATTACCCACTTTTGCATAGATTATTTGTTTTTTCATAATCATTCGACACATTCTGTACTTCTTTAACCTTACATTAAAAAGGGAGGGGATTGTATGGATGATACTTCCATTCGAACCGGAAGGGGGAGTGAATTTCATAGATATCAACAAACTAACAAAGCCAATTAAAAAGATGACCTGCCGGAGCAAGCCATCTTGTGTTACTAGTCTTATTGATTTGAAGTCAGGTTCAGACCATTCGTCCCTGCGCTCAAGTCTAAGTAGTATGATCCGTCTCCAGAATATGAGGACACTTTTAACGTATATGTCCCTGTGGCAGTCGGATTGAACGTGAGAGTTTCTTGACGTTCAGTACCTTCTGCTTTTGCAACCTGTTGGCCTGATGGATTGTACAGATACACGTCAAAGTCTGGCTCACTTCCCCACCATAAAAAGCCTGGCTGCCAATCCGGGATGATCAATGTTACTGCCGCAGGGTAATCGGTATTGTCAACAGTGAATTGATACGTATCTGCTGCACCAGATCCACCTAGAGAATTCTGTTCAGCAAAATGATTAGGCTTTGCAATGTTTGTTCCTGATAGATTGCCAGCATCGCTGATTGCTGCAAAACCATCCAGGAAACCATGTCCATAATCGACGTCTATACCAGATGGTCCCCAGTCTTCTGCTGTATCAGCAATGATATTTTTCACCTGATTCGGAGTAAGTGAAGGATTCGCTTCAAGCATCAATGCAATTGTACCGGCAGTGAACGGAGTCGCCATACTGGTTCCTGAATAGGTTACATAACCACTACCGCTGTTCGCCTCTGCAGCCGTCAGGTTATACCCTGGTGCAACGACATCAGGCTTGATGCGTCCGTCAGCAGTTTCTCCACGGCTTGAAAAATAAGCCAGGAAAAAGCCGCCTTCTCCAAGGTCAGCACCAGCACCTACCGTGATGACTTTCTCTGCTGCACCTGGTGATCCGATTGTTTTTTTACTGGGTCCTGCATTCCCTGCAGCAACCGTTACTGCTAGTCCAGCATCAACTGCATTATTGACTGCCTGGGAAGTCGAATCTGTACCATCCGAGCTCGCGGATGTTCCTAGGCTCAAGCTCAATACTTCAATGCCGTAAACGTCTTTATTTTCTACTGCCCACTCGATTCCAGCTGTTACATTACTCATACTCCCACTGCCCTGGCTGTCCAATACTTTGACACCAACTAATGCAGCCCCTGGAGCCACGCCTTTATGCGTTGGGTTTCCATCTCCATCGCCAGCTACCGTACTTGCCACATGTGTTCCATGACCCTGGTCGTCATAAGGGGCCGTACGGTTATTGACAAGGTCTTTCCAACCGATGACCTTTCCTTCATCGAGATCGACGTGGCTTGCATCGATTCCTGTATCGATGACGGCTACCACCTGGTCATCCTTTGAATACGAATTGACATTTCCATCGCCATCTCCCGTCAATCCGTAATCTGCTCTAGCTTTTTCAGTACCGAACCATGTATTTGCCGTTCCATTGAACGCTTTTACAGGGGCATCATATTCAACCGATTTGACGAAAGGGATTCTTTCAAGCTGCTCGATCTGCTTTTTCGTCAAAGTGGCTGCTACACCGTTTACAGCTTTGTCGAATTTGAATTTTGTTTCGAATTTGCCGACTTTGTTCAATATCGCTTTGTGAGCCTTTTGATTAGCCATTGATTCATCGAACTGGATGATAACCTCAACCTTATCTGTAGCCTTCTTTTCTGTAAGCATTGCCTCTAGATTGTCGAAAAGTTTGTTATCGTTTTTGTTGACCATTGCGGGGGCAAAATCAGGATTTTTCGCTTGTTGGAGCTTTTTCTCTGCTTCTGCTCCACTTGCACCTCCTAAGGATGTAAATATCATACTTGTTGCTAAAACTGCTGATGCGACGACATGTTTCTTTTTCATTCCCTTTCCTCCCTCGATTTTCGTTACATTTTGGAAATTTTTTGATATTTCTGTAGTTTAATCGTATTACATTTGACCTAGGATATAATGAGGAATAAGTGGGGTTTAACCATTTTTCAAAACTATGTAAAATGTAGGATTTATTTCAATCACTCTATTTCAAGAACAGGCAGGACCCACCTATTCAGGAAAGTGTTTATCTTTTTATATGATGGGAAAAGATTGATATACTTTATATAGCCAAACATTTTATAGGAGGTTTTCTATATGGCAAGCCAGACCGGTTCAATTGTCCAGCACTCTTTAGATGCATTATTGGAGGACGAGACCTTTTTACCAGATTTGAAAGAGCAGGATCGACAACAAGCTTTCACTTCTCTTACGGCGATTCTTTCAACACCGAATCATATACATAAGTCGTTTCTACGTATTGCGTTAGAGAATGGGAAAGTGGTGCGGATCCCATCATTTCGTGTCCAACACAACAATACATTGGGCCCTTATAAAGGTGGGATCCGGTTTCATGAGTCTGTCAATGAAGATGAAGTCACGAACCTTGCTTCACTCATGACCTTGAAGAACGCCCTTCATGAAGTCCCCTTCGGCGGTGGAAAGGGCGGGGTCGTCCTTAATCCAAGAAATTATTCAGTCATAGAACTGCATCAAATCTGTAAAAAATATGTTCATTATTTCAGTGACATTTTAGGTCCGGATAAGGATATCCCAGCACCAGACATGGGGACGGGCGATCGTGAAATGGATTGGATGATGGCTGAGTATAAGAGCATCCGGCCTGGTGCGACCTACCGGGGAAGTTTTACCGGAAAAAGTATCATCAATGGTGGTTCCCTTGGAAGAAGAGAAGCAACGGGTAAAGGTGTCTATTTCACCTACCGTTACATGATGTCGGATTTCCTGAATGAAAACAGGGAATGGCTTGATGCCCAAGAGAACCCTTTTGCACAAACTGCATTGGATCAGGATGGAAAACCTTTGAAGATGGCCGTACAGGGATTCGGGAATGTCGGATCAGTTGCTGCTCTTGAGGCTTATCGATGCTCATATTTGAATAACAAAATCGTAGCCGTTAGTGATCGGAACGTAACGTTGTATAATCCTGAAGGTCTTGATATTCCAGCACTTGTCGAATTTACCGATAAAAATGAGGGAGATCTGCCGACTACTGAAGCAGAGTTGAATGGGCTGGAAATGAAAGCGGATATCCTCGACCGAGAAAAGGTGCTCTATCTTGATGTTGATGTCTTAGTCCTGGCAGCACTCGAGGATCAGATCCATAAAGACAATGTGGAACAGGTTAAAGCGAAGATTGTCGTTGAAGGCGCCAACGCCCCTGTTACGGGTGAAGCCGATGAATATTTAGCTGACAATGGCGTCATCATTGTCCCTGATATCCTTGCAAATGCTGGAGGAGTGATTGTATCCTATTTTGAATGGCTTCAAGGCCGCGAAACACAGTTCTATAGTGAAGAGCAGGTGTACGATATGCTCTTTGAAAAAATGCAATCAACGATGGATACCATTTTGCCGCAATTTTTCGGAGATCCTTTCCCACTCAGGCAAAATTGCTACATCCACGCCGTCATGAAGCTATCTACGGTACTGTTCCGACAAGGGAAGTTGTATTGATCGGGGTACCGGAGAAAGCGATCTTTTAAACTGAGTAATTATCTTTAACTTCGAACAAAACGAAGGGAGTGATCATTTTTGATCACTCCCTTTATCTTATACCCGATGCAACATGAAAGTCAGGATGACGAATGCTGCTAATTTGCTGGTCATGTTCCGGAAATCTACCGTCGGATCAATCTCGACGATGTCCATCCCCTGGACCATCGGCTCTTTTGCGAGCATTTCGATCCCTTCTAGTAAACAATCACTCGTCATTCCTCCAGGTCCTATTGCTGGACACCCCGGTGCAAAGGCCTGGTCGAGCACATCCATATCCAACGAAACATAGATGACTTCGACCTTCTCTTTGAGTTGGTTGATAGATTGGCGTAAAATTTCCGACATGCTCTTTTCTCGTACATCATTCATCGTATGGATCGTGACACCATGTTCCTTGCCATACTCATGATAAGGCTGACTATTTGAAAAGTTGCGGATTCCGATCTGTAGCAATTGGTCCCCTTTAATAACTCCTTCTTCAATAAGCGCACGGAATGGCGTACCGTTACCAGTCCCTCCATCCTCACGATTGCGGAGATCATGATGTGCATCGAATTGGATGATTCCTACTTTCTTTCTGTTCTCGGAAAAGGCTCTGATGCTTGGATAACTGATCGAATGATCTCCACCTAATACGATTGGAACCATAAAAGGTTGATCTTTTAATATGCTTGAAAAAGTTTGATAGATTCGATCATGTGATGCAGGAATATCCGTAAGGTGCATTTCCACATCTCCGAAATCGGTGATCGTCTCCATCGCTAGGTCCTTCTCTTGTTCGATCGCATAGGTCGAGAGTGCTGAAAACATCTGCCGGATCACACCTGGGGTTTGCGAGGCACCAGAGAAACTGATCGAAGGCTTCGATAAAGGAGCTCCTAAAAGACCGATCCCGCTTACCTGGCTTTCTCCATTCCATCCACGGACGATTTCATGTGCTTTTATGACCTGAGAGTCTGTAAATCCTGCTTCTCCAGCTTTCTTAAGATACGGAAACTTTTCCAACACGCTCTCCCCTTTCAAAGAGCGTTTCCCCATTCTTCAACACTGTCCTGACATGATTCACCCCATAATGATAAGGAAGATAGAGATAGTTAGGAGCATCCCAGATCACAAGGTCTGCATTTCTTCCTTCTTCAATTTTCCCAGCCTGTTCACCACAACCAATCGCATAAGCAGCATTTACTGTTACCGCATTCCAAATTTCTTCTGGTGTCATCTTCAATTTCAATGCTGCCAGATTCATGATGAACTGCAGATTTTCGGTTGGAGAGCTTCCTGGATTGAAATCTGTCGCAAGCGCTACAGCTGCATTCGCTTGGATCATCTCTCGGGCTTTCGCGAATTCATTTTTATTCAGGTAAAAAGTTGTTCCTGGCAAAAGCACTGCAATCGTGTTTGTTTCACCTAATTTACGGATCCCCTCTTCCGATGCTCCGACTAAATGATCAGCTGATATCGCGCCGACTTCGCAGGCCATTTCAGTTCCGCCTAAAGGATCGATTTCATCAGCGTGAATTTTGACGTCAAATCCCATTTCCT
The DNA window shown above is from Alkalihalobacillus sp. TS-13 and carries:
- the nhaC gene encoding Na+/H+ antiporter NhaC, which translates into the protein MNENKKVVKRPSLKVAMIPIVFMIVSLYFGISRFELDPHIPLLLSGVVATIVALWLGHSWNDIETSFLNTIRLSLQAVMILLIIGAIIGSWIAAGIVPTMIYYGLDLLSPQYFLVSACAISCVVALASGNAWTAAGTIGIAIMGIGQGLGVDLAMVAGAVISGVYFGDKVSPLSETTNMAPGITGADLFEHIKHMMYTTIPALLISLIIYTFIGLRFTESGSSISEVQALQNQLGNIFNISPWLLLAPAAVIVMMVFKMPAIPGLTIGAVIGVLFAIGFQGMAIGDALNVMYYGFSKDVGIEVVDNLLNNGGMESMMYTVALILIAMSFGGILEKAGILEAIVVALLSFARKTGSLIATTVATCIAANIIACDQYLSIILPGRMYSKAYEDRNLHPKNLSRTLEDAGTMTSPLVPWNTCGAFMFATLGVSALSYAPFAFLCILSPIIAVIYGYLNFKIEYLPEKSESTKMNLEFSEKKRAEA
- a CDS encoding S8 family serine peptidase, whose amino-acid sequence is MKKKHVVASAVLATSMIFTSLGGASGAEAEKKLQQAKNPDFAPAMVNKNDNKLFDNLEAMLTEKKATDKVEVIIQFDESMANQKAHKAILNKVGKFETKFKFDKAVNGVAATLTKKQIEQLERIPFVKSVEYDAPVKAFNGTANTWFGTEKARADYGLTGDGDGNVNSYSKDDQVVAVIDTGIDASHVDLDEGKVIGWKDLVNNRTAPYDDQGHGTHVASTVAGDGDGNPTHKGVAPGAALVGVKVLDSQGSGSMSNVTAGIEWAVENKDVYGIEVLSLSLGTSASSDGTDSTSQAVNNAVDAGLAVTVAAGNAGPSKKTIGSPGAAEKVITVGAGADLGEGGFFLAYFSSRGETADGRIKPDVVAPGYNLTAAEANSGSGYVTYSGTSMATPFTAGTIALMLEANPSLTPNQVKNIIADTAEDWGPSGIDVDYGHGFLDGFAAISDAGNLSGTNIAKPNHFAEQNSLGGSGAADTYQFTVDNTDYPAAVTLIIPDWQPGFLWWGSEPDFDVYLYNPSGQQVAKAEGTERQETLTFNPTATGTYTLKVSSYSGDGSYYLDLSAGTNGLNLTSNQ
- a CDS encoding Glu/Leu/Phe/Val dehydrogenase; amino-acid sequence: MASQTGSIVQHSLDALLEDETFLPDLKEQDRQQAFTSLTAILSTPNHIHKSFLRIALENGKVVRIPSFRVQHNNTLGPYKGGIRFHESVNEDEVTNLASLMTLKNALHEVPFGGGKGGVVLNPRNYSVIELHQICKKYVHYFSDILGPDKDIPAPDMGTGDREMDWMMAEYKSIRPGATYRGSFTGKSIINGGSLGRREATGKGVYFTYRYMMSDFLNENREWLDAQENPFAQTALDQDGKPLKMAVQGFGNVGSVAALEAYRCSYLNNKIVAVSDRNVTLYNPEGLDIPALVEFTDKNEGDLPTTEAELNGLEMKADILDREKVLYLDVDVLVLAALEDQIHKDNVEQVKAKIVVEGANAPVTGEADEYLADNGVIIVPDILANAGGVIVSYFEWLQGRETQFYSEEQVYDMLFEKMQSTMDTILPQFFGDPFPLRQNCYIHAVMKLSTVLFRQGKLY
- the hutG gene encoding formimidoylglutamase, encoding MEKFPYLKKAGEAGFTDSQVIKAHEIVRGWNGESQVSGIGLLGAPLSKPSISFSGASQTPGVIRQMFSALSTYAIEQEKDLAMETITDFGDVEMHLTDIPASHDRIYQTFSSILKDQPFMVPIVLGGDHSISYPSIRAFSENRKKVGIIQFDAHHDLRNREDGGTGNGTPFRALIEEGVIKGDQLLQIGIRNFSNSQPYHEYGKEHGVTIHTMNDVREKSMSEILRQSINQLKEKVEVIYVSLDMDVLDQAFAPGCPAIGPGGMTSDCLLEGIEMLAKEPMVQGMDIVEIDPTVDFRNMTSKLAAFVILTFMLHRV